A genome region from Euphorbia lathyris chromosome 4, ddEupLath1.1, whole genome shotgun sequence includes the following:
- the LOC136226938 gene encoding CDP-diacylglycerol--glycerol-3-phosphate 3-phosphatidyltransferase 2 — protein MAVLKLSMAASFCAKPYKWARSVTSPSSSSTTVSVTTITTSSASSSFNTLLHSSSLSLSSLNSNVTNDWRRIAPCAHLPSFRYSFPTNNSGLLGFSFRLHKRFSLFSRNSTSSSSPSSSPSSEGQQTGGFSGSDSSSSGSGLVVDMGSEDKVQNVDWYQNNNDVVDHHHKTPPPKHHKQQDSVSKLLTLPTILTLGRVFAVPLLISTFYLDTWSGRTATTSIFVAAAVTDWLDGYLARRMGLGSAFGAFLDPVADKLMVAATLVLLCTKPPEVAIFGQVPWLLTVPSIAIIGREITMSAVREWAASQNGKLLEAVAVNNLGKWKTATQMIALTILLAIRDNSLGGPGILAASGVILLYISAGLSVWSLVVYMSKIWRVLLK, from the exons ATGGCAGTCCTAAAACTGAGCATGGCTGCCTCTTTTTGCGCCAAACCCTATAAGTGGGCCCGCTCCGTCACTTCCCCCTCCTCCTCTTCCACCACCGTCTCCGTCACCACCATCACCAcctcctccgcctcctcctcctttAATACTCTCCTCCACTCTTCTTCACTCTCACTCTCTTCCTTAAATAGCAACGTCACAAATGATTGGCGCAGGATAGCACCCTGCGCACACCTTCCCTCTTTTAGATATTCTTTTCCTACCAATAATAGCGGTTTGTTAGGGTTTTCTTTTCGCCTTCACAAAcgtttctctcttttctctcgcaattccacctcctcctcctctccttCTTCCTCTCCTTCATCGGAAGGTCAGCAAACGGGTGGCTTCTCGGGATCCGATTCGTCGTCTTCCGGATCGGGTCTTGTCGTCGATATGGGCTCTGAGGATAAGGTGCAGAATGTTGATTGGTATCAGAATAACAACGATGTAGTCGATCATCATCATAAGACGCCGCCACCAAAACATCATAAACAGCAAGATTCCGTTTCCAAATTGCTTACTCTCCCTACCATTTTAACGCTCGGACGCGTCTTTGCGGTGCCTCTTCTTATCAGTA CTTTTTATCTGGATACTTGGTCAGGAAGAACTGCCACCACAAGCATCTTTGTTGCTGCAGCGGTAACTGATTGGCTTGATGGGTACCTTGCACGAAGG ATGGGATTAGGCTCTGCCTTCGGTGCATTTTTGGATCCAGTGGCTGATAAA CTTATGGTTGCTGCGACCTTGGTCCTATTGTGTACTAAACCTCCGGAAGTTGCAATCTTTGGACAAGTGCCATGGTTACTGACTGTACCTTCAATCGCCATAATTGGTCGCGAG ATAACCATGTCTGCCGTCAGAGAATGGGCTGCTTCACAGAATGGTAAACTGTTAGAG GCTGTTGCTGTAAATAATTTGGGAAAGTGGAAAACTGCAACACAGATGATTGCACTAACCATCCTCTTGGCTATCAGAGATAACAG TCTTGGAGGGCCAGGAATATTGGCGGCTTCTGGTGTTATTTTGCTTTATATCTCAGCGGGTCTTTCTGTATGGTCGTTAGTAGTGTATATGAGTAAGATATGGAGAGTGTTGCTGAAGTAA